A section of the Chelmon rostratus isolate fCheRos1 chromosome 16, fCheRos1.pri, whole genome shotgun sequence genome encodes:
- the prdm1b gene encoding PR domain zinc finger protein 1 isoform X1 has protein sequence MKLDSTQGDMSGWREMDFALNCTYIVPDQVSDPSFSLPKAMTSIPRNLTFEYSTDNEVTGVFSKEYIPQGTRFGPLQGDIYTKDNVPKQANRKYFWRIYSGGHLQNFIDGYDVHSSNWMRYVNPARSLAEQNLVACQNNRDIYFYTIRPVEPNQELLVWYSQEFAQRLCSQQADVKQKHMSSDEDRELEYAKQHLHQQTWLKERTKEEVKEERDEEGEEKIDVEMLERDTPPDTPDDQIMDFSKKVEKEEKSDRDPEGRGVIPSPQPEHREPSLGLNHPYLPDHHPALPSPHRNLPLHLHGLYGHREGLVTSHPLYPQSRPLQPTYHLLPPYGPHYPRLLLPSYSPPFPGMLPSRGSLRYSGYLGTDGLPYPPIGQPNLLPVSLPYPPSPEGGLKELTPNVSPPRGAPATPELSPLPKPSSHHQSPEQSPSGCEEAMNLSLAMTKRSTAPRNGPGHKSLPYPLKKQNGKIKYECNICSKTFGQLSNLKVHLRVHSGERPFQCNLCKKSFTQLAHLQKHHLVHTGEKPHECQVCHKRFSSTSNLKTHLRLHSGEKPYQCKLCNTKFTQYIHLKLHRRLHSSRDRPYRCQLCTLAFFHRFSLRIHQRSCCLANSSAPASVHMKEMVERFDASQEADTLAETASAPQVEEAVERWLARTLEGEGKEDKREATILLKALTAAINAPSMPVSQSAMPISHHSPPLVHQERASVVHLHKRPTVKTEGQ, from the exons ATGAAGCTGGATAGCACACAGGGAGACATGAGCGGGTGGAGGGAGATGGACTTTGCCCTCAACTGCACCTACATTGTGCCGGACCAGGTGTCGGACCCCAGCTTCAGCCTGCCCAAAGCCATGACCTCCATCCCACGCAACCTCACCTTCGAATACAGCACAGACAATGAG GTGACAGGCGTGTTCAGCAAAGAATACATTCCTCAGGGGACCCGCTTTGGCCCCCTGCAAGGAGACATCTACACCAAAGACAACGTCCCCAAACAGGCCAACAGGAAATACTTCTGGAGG atTTACAGCGGTGGGCACCTTCAAAACTTCATCGATGGCTATGACGTCCACAGCAGCAACTGGATGCGCTACGTCAACCCGGCGCGCTCTCTGGCCGAACAGAACCTGGTGGCCTGCCAGAACAACCGGGACATCTACTTCTACACCATCCGACCGGTGGAGCCCAatcaggagctgctggtgtggtACAGCCAGGAGTTCGCCCAGAGgctctgcagccagcaggcTGATGTCAAACAGA AACACATGAGCTCCGATGAAGACCGCGAGCTGGAGTACGCCAAACAGCACCTACATCAGCAGACGTGGCTCAAAGAGAGAAcgaaggaggaggtgaaggaagagagggatgaggagggagaggagaagataGACGTGGAGATGCTGGAGAGAGACACTCCACCTGACACGCCCGACGACCAGATCATGGACTTCagcaaaaaggttgagaaggaggagaagagcgaCAGAGATCCAGAAGGCCGGGGGGTCATTCCTTCGCCTCAGCCCGAACACAGAGAGCCCAGCCTGGGCTTGAATCACCCGTACTTACCAGATCACCACCCTGCGCTCCCATCTCCACACCGAAATCTCCCCCTTCACCTCCACGGCCTCTACGGCCACAGGGAGGGCCTCGTTACATCCCACCCCCTTTACCCTCAATCCAGACCCCTCCAGCCCACTTaccacctccttcctccctaCGGCCCGCACTatcctcgcctcctcctcccctcgtACTCCCCTCCCTTCCCAGGGATGCTGCCCTCGAGGGGATCCCTCCGATACAGCGGCTATCTGGGCACAGACGGACTCCCGTATCCACCCATTGGCCAACCTAATCTACTACCGGTCTCCCTGCCCTACCCTCCGTCTCCAGAGGGCGGCCTGAAAGAACTAACGCCAAATGTGTCGCCACCGCGAGGCGCCCCAGCCACCCCGGAGCTCTCGCCTCTCCCCAAGCCCAGCAGCCACCATCAGTCCCCTGAGCAGTCTCCCTCTGGTTGCGAGGAAGCCATGAATCTAAGCCTGGCTATGACCAAACGCAGCACAGCGCCACGCAACGGCCCCGGCCACAAATCCCTGCCATAcccactgaagaagcagaaCGGAAAGATCAAATATGAATGTAACATCTGCTCCAAGACTTTTGGACAGCTGTCCAACCTCAAG GTCCATCTCCGAGTGCACAGCGGCGAGCGACCGTTCCAGTGCAACCTTTGTAAGAAGAGTTTCACTCAGCTGGCCCACCTCCAGAAGCATCACCTGGTCCACACGGGGGAGAAGCCACATGAATGTCAG GTGTGTCACAAACGCTTCAGCAGCACCAGCAACTTGAAAACACACCTGCGCCTCCACTCTGGGGAGAAACCTTACCAGTGCAAACTGTGCAACACCAAGTTCACACAGTACATCCACCTGAAACTGCACCGCCGCCTCCACAGCAGCCGCGACCGCCCCTACCGCTGCCAGCTCTGCACCCTGGCCTTCTTCCACCGCTTCTCCCTTCGCATCCACCAGCGCAGCTGCTGCCTGGCGAACTCCAGCGCCCCTGCCAGCGTCCACATGAAGGAGATGGTGGAGCGCTTCGACGCCAGCCAAGAGGCCGACACGCTCGCCGAGACGGCATCGGCGCCGCAGGTGGAGGAAGCTGTAGAGCGCTGGCTGGCTCGCACCTTGGAAGGCGAGGGGAAGGAGGACAAGAGGGAGGCCACCATACTGCTGAAAGCTCTGACGGCGGCTATTAACGCACCGTCAATGCCCGTGAGCCAGTCAGCCATGCCCATATCACACCACAGCCCTCCACTGGTCCATCAGGAGAGGGCCAGCGTTGTTCATCTCCACAAACGGCcaacagtgaagacagaagGACAGTGA
- the prdm1b gene encoding PR domain zinc finger protein 1 isoform X2 produces MAEIYSGGHLQNFIDGYDVHSSNWMRYVNPARSLAEQNLVACQNNRDIYFYTIRPVEPNQELLVWYSQEFAQRLCSQQADVKQKHMSSDEDRELEYAKQHLHQQTWLKERTKEEVKEERDEEGEEKIDVEMLERDTPPDTPDDQIMDFSKKVEKEEKSDRDPEGRGVIPSPQPEHREPSLGLNHPYLPDHHPALPSPHRNLPLHLHGLYGHREGLVTSHPLYPQSRPLQPTYHLLPPYGPHYPRLLLPSYSPPFPGMLPSRGSLRYSGYLGTDGLPYPPIGQPNLLPVSLPYPPSPEGGLKELTPNVSPPRGAPATPELSPLPKPSSHHQSPEQSPSGCEEAMNLSLAMTKRSTAPRNGPGHKSLPYPLKKQNGKIKYECNICSKTFGQLSNLKVHLRVHSGERPFQCNLCKKSFTQLAHLQKHHLVHTGEKPHECQVCHKRFSSTSNLKTHLRLHSGEKPYQCKLCNTKFTQYIHLKLHRRLHSSRDRPYRCQLCTLAFFHRFSLRIHQRSCCLANSSAPASVHMKEMVERFDASQEADTLAETASAPQVEEAVERWLARTLEGEGKEDKREATILLKALTAAINAPSMPVSQSAMPISHHSPPLVHQERASVVHLHKRPTVKTEGQ; encoded by the exons ATGGCAGAG atTTACAGCGGTGGGCACCTTCAAAACTTCATCGATGGCTATGACGTCCACAGCAGCAACTGGATGCGCTACGTCAACCCGGCGCGCTCTCTGGCCGAACAGAACCTGGTGGCCTGCCAGAACAACCGGGACATCTACTTCTACACCATCCGACCGGTGGAGCCCAatcaggagctgctggtgtggtACAGCCAGGAGTTCGCCCAGAGgctctgcagccagcaggcTGATGTCAAACAGA AACACATGAGCTCCGATGAAGACCGCGAGCTGGAGTACGCCAAACAGCACCTACATCAGCAGACGTGGCTCAAAGAGAGAAcgaaggaggaggtgaaggaagagagggatgaggagggagaggagaagataGACGTGGAGATGCTGGAGAGAGACACTCCACCTGACACGCCCGACGACCAGATCATGGACTTCagcaaaaaggttgagaaggaggagaagagcgaCAGAGATCCAGAAGGCCGGGGGGTCATTCCTTCGCCTCAGCCCGAACACAGAGAGCCCAGCCTGGGCTTGAATCACCCGTACTTACCAGATCACCACCCTGCGCTCCCATCTCCACACCGAAATCTCCCCCTTCACCTCCACGGCCTCTACGGCCACAGGGAGGGCCTCGTTACATCCCACCCCCTTTACCCTCAATCCAGACCCCTCCAGCCCACTTaccacctccttcctccctaCGGCCCGCACTatcctcgcctcctcctcccctcgtACTCCCCTCCCTTCCCAGGGATGCTGCCCTCGAGGGGATCCCTCCGATACAGCGGCTATCTGGGCACAGACGGACTCCCGTATCCACCCATTGGCCAACCTAATCTACTACCGGTCTCCCTGCCCTACCCTCCGTCTCCAGAGGGCGGCCTGAAAGAACTAACGCCAAATGTGTCGCCACCGCGAGGCGCCCCAGCCACCCCGGAGCTCTCGCCTCTCCCCAAGCCCAGCAGCCACCATCAGTCCCCTGAGCAGTCTCCCTCTGGTTGCGAGGAAGCCATGAATCTAAGCCTGGCTATGACCAAACGCAGCACAGCGCCACGCAACGGCCCCGGCCACAAATCCCTGCCATAcccactgaagaagcagaaCGGAAAGATCAAATATGAATGTAACATCTGCTCCAAGACTTTTGGACAGCTGTCCAACCTCAAG GTCCATCTCCGAGTGCACAGCGGCGAGCGACCGTTCCAGTGCAACCTTTGTAAGAAGAGTTTCACTCAGCTGGCCCACCTCCAGAAGCATCACCTGGTCCACACGGGGGAGAAGCCACATGAATGTCAG GTGTGTCACAAACGCTTCAGCAGCACCAGCAACTTGAAAACACACCTGCGCCTCCACTCTGGGGAGAAACCTTACCAGTGCAAACTGTGCAACACCAAGTTCACACAGTACATCCACCTGAAACTGCACCGCCGCCTCCACAGCAGCCGCGACCGCCCCTACCGCTGCCAGCTCTGCACCCTGGCCTTCTTCCACCGCTTCTCCCTTCGCATCCACCAGCGCAGCTGCTGCCTGGCGAACTCCAGCGCCCCTGCCAGCGTCCACATGAAGGAGATGGTGGAGCGCTTCGACGCCAGCCAAGAGGCCGACACGCTCGCCGAGACGGCATCGGCGCCGCAGGTGGAGGAAGCTGTAGAGCGCTGGCTGGCTCGCACCTTGGAAGGCGAGGGGAAGGAGGACAAGAGGGAGGCCACCATACTGCTGAAAGCTCTGACGGCGGCTATTAACGCACCGTCAATGCCCGTGAGCCAGTCAGCCATGCCCATATCACACCACAGCCCTCCACTGGTCCATCAGGAGAGGGCCAGCGTTGTTCATCTCCACAAACGGCcaacagtgaagacagaagGACAGTGA